A window of the Lactuca sativa cultivar Salinas chromosome 5, Lsat_Salinas_v11, whole genome shotgun sequence genome harbors these coding sequences:
- the LOC128134284 gene encoding uncharacterized mitochondrial protein AtMg00810-like, translating into MAFGYKISADPSGESVDHKTYRGIIGSLMYLTASRPDIVFATGVCARYQTDPKMSHMTAAKQILWYLKGSKTLGLWYPAGNDFSLQAFTDADHVGCKLVRKITSGGRKFLGGRLVSWSSRKQNCVSLSTT; encoded by the coding sequence atggccttcggatataagatatcTGCTGATCCTTCAGGCGAATCTgttgatcacaagacttatagaggtattatTGGCTCTTTGATGTACCTCACTGCAAGCCGACCAGATATAGTCTTTGCAACGGGTGTATGCGCAAGGTACCAGACTGACCCAAAAatgtcacacatgaccgcagccaagcAAATCCTATGGTACTTGAAGGGTAGcaaaactcttggattatggtaccCTGCAGGAAATGATTTCAGTCTTCAGGCATTCACAGATGCGGATCATGTTGGATGTAAACTTGTTCGCAAAATCACCTCAGGTGGACGCAAATTTTTGGGTggaagactcgtcagctggtcatCAAGGAAACAAAATTGTGTATCATTGTCTACCACATAA